The Euphorbia lathyris chromosome 8, ddEupLath1.1, whole genome shotgun sequence genome has a window encoding:
- the LOC136203019 gene encoding fatty acyl-CoA reductase 3-like isoform X1 encodes MAAELGSITEFLENKTFLVTGATGYLAKIFVEKILRVQPNVKKMYLLLRASDAKSAMRRLQEDVVEKELFKVLREKHCENLNSFISEKVRAVAGDISCDDLGIKDSSLNDELLKEVDYVVNCAASTNFNERYDVALGINTFGALNVMNFAKKCHKVKMLVHVSTAYVCGEDGGLILEKPLSLGKSKNGSTKVEIEVEKKLVQEKLDQLLSENASQKATAIAMKKLGLERAKLHGWPNTYVFSKAMSEMHLVASKDNLPLVIIRPSMIISTYQEPFPGWIEGAKTIDSVIAAYGKGRLECFVYNPETVYDLIPADMVVNNMIVAMVAREKKYSTEIVYQSGSSSRNQVTLSNIDDFMYRYFSANPLFEKDGKPIQYRNLTLINSMSAYRLYLAIQYILPFKALQLASSFSKRYEDMYMTLGLKIRLLTRFVEFYKPYTYLMGIFDDTNSENLRKALRETCPNNEAEVFNFDPTTVDWNDFVVGSHIPGLVKYGMN; translated from the exons ATGGCAGCTGAGTTAGGAAGCATTACTGAGTTCCTTGAAAATAAAACCTTTTTGGTCACTGGTGCTACTGGTTATCTTGCAAAGA TTTTCGTGGAGAAAATATTAAGAGTTCAACCGAATGTGAAGAAAATGTATCTTCTTTTACGAGCTTCCGATGCTAAATCTGCTATGCGACGTTTACAAGAAGAT GTGGTAGAGAAGGAATTGTTTAAGGTTCTGAGAGAGAAACATTGTGAAAATCTGAATTCGTTCATATCAGAAAAAGTTAGAGCTGTTGCTGGAGATATTAGTTGTGATGATTTAGGAATTAAAGATTCTTCTTTGAATGATGAACTATTGAAAGAAGTTGATTATGTAGTCAACTGTGCTGCCTCAACCAACTTCAATGAAAg ATATGATGTTGCATTAGGCATTAACACATTTGGAGCTTTGAATGTCATGAACTTTGCAAAGAAATGTCACAAAGTCAAGATGCTTGTTCATGTCTCTactg CTTATGTATGtggagaagatggaggattAATACTAGAGAAGCCATTATCATTAGGAAAATCAAAGAATGGAAGTACCAAAGTAGAAATTGAAGTTGAAAAAAAATTGGTACAAGAAAAATTGGATCAACTACTATCTGAAAACGCTTCACAGAAAGCTACTGCAATAGCTATGAAAAAATTGGGTCTCGAAAG GGCAAAACTACATGGATGGCCAAACACGTATGTATTCTCAAAAGCAATGTCAGAGATGCATTTAGTAGCTTCGAAAGACAATCTTCCTCTTGTTATCATTCGTCCATCTATGATCATTAGTACTTACCAAGAACCATTTCCTGGTTGGATCGAAGGTGCAAA AACCATTGATAGTGTGATTGCTGCCTACGGAAAAGGTAGATTGGAATGTTTTGTTTACAATCCAGAGACAGTCTATGATCTG ATTCCGGCTGATATGGTGGTGAATAATATGATAGTAGCCATGGTAGCAAGAGAGAAGAAATATTCAACAGAAATAGTGTACCAAAGTGGATCGTCATCGAGAAATCAAGTCACCTTATCAAATATTGATGACTTTATGTATCGTTACTTCTCTGCAAACCCATTGTTCGAAAAAGATGGAAAACCAATTCAATATCGCAATCTCACTCTTATCAACTCTATGTCCGCCTACCGTCTGTACTTGGCTATTCAATATATCTTACCTTTCAAGGCATTGCAATTAGCATCTAGCTTCTCAAAGAGATACGAAGATATGTATATGACTCTCGGTCTCAAGATAAGACTGCTCACGAGATTCGTTGAATTTTACAAACCATATACCTACTTAATGGGCAT TTTTGATGACACAAATTCAGAAAATCTGAGGAAAGCATTGAGGGAAACATGTCCAAATAATGAGGCAGAAGTATTTAACTTTGATCCAACTACAGTTGACTGGAATGATTTCGTTGTTGGTTCTCATATTCCTGGTCTTGTCAAATATGGAATGAATTAA
- the LOC136203019 gene encoding probable fatty acyl-CoA reductase 5 isoform X2 gives MAAELGSITEFLENKTFLVTGATGYLAKIFVEKILRVQPNVKKMYLLLRASDAKSAMRRLQEDVVEKELFKVLREKHCENLNSFISEKVRAVAGDISCDDLGIKDSSLNDELLKEVDYVVNCAASTNFNERYDVALGINTFGALNVMNFAKKCHKVKMLVHVSTAYVCGEDGGLILEKPLSLGKSKNGSTKVEIEVEKKLVQEKLDQLLSENASQKATAIAMKKLGLERAKLHGWPNTYVFSKAMSEMHLVASKDNLPLVIIRPSMIISTYQEPFPGWIEGAKTIDSVIAAYGKGRLECFVYNPETVYDLVS, from the exons ATGGCAGCTGAGTTAGGAAGCATTACTGAGTTCCTTGAAAATAAAACCTTTTTGGTCACTGGTGCTACTGGTTATCTTGCAAAGA TTTTCGTGGAGAAAATATTAAGAGTTCAACCGAATGTGAAGAAAATGTATCTTCTTTTACGAGCTTCCGATGCTAAATCTGCTATGCGACGTTTACAAGAAGAT GTGGTAGAGAAGGAATTGTTTAAGGTTCTGAGAGAGAAACATTGTGAAAATCTGAATTCGTTCATATCAGAAAAAGTTAGAGCTGTTGCTGGAGATATTAGTTGTGATGATTTAGGAATTAAAGATTCTTCTTTGAATGATGAACTATTGAAAGAAGTTGATTATGTAGTCAACTGTGCTGCCTCAACCAACTTCAATGAAAg ATATGATGTTGCATTAGGCATTAACACATTTGGAGCTTTGAATGTCATGAACTTTGCAAAGAAATGTCACAAAGTCAAGATGCTTGTTCATGTCTCTactg CTTATGTATGtggagaagatggaggattAATACTAGAGAAGCCATTATCATTAGGAAAATCAAAGAATGGAAGTACCAAAGTAGAAATTGAAGTTGAAAAAAAATTGGTACAAGAAAAATTGGATCAACTACTATCTGAAAACGCTTCACAGAAAGCTACTGCAATAGCTATGAAAAAATTGGGTCTCGAAAG GGCAAAACTACATGGATGGCCAAACACGTATGTATTCTCAAAAGCAATGTCAGAGATGCATTTAGTAGCTTCGAAAGACAATCTTCCTCTTGTTATCATTCGTCCATCTATGATCATTAGTACTTACCAAGAACCATTTCCTGGTTGGATCGAAGGTGCAAA AACCATTGATAGTGTGATTGCTGCCTACGGAAAAGGTAGATTGGAATGTTTTGTTTACAATCCAGAGACAGTCTATGATCTGGTGAGCTAA
- the LOC136202950 gene encoding fatty acyl-CoA reductase 3-like isoform X1 — MAAELGSIIEFLENKTFLVTGATGYLAKIFVEKILRVQPNVKKMYLLLRASDAKSAMQRLQQDVVEKELFKVLKEKYGENLNSFISEKVRAVAGDISCEDLGIKDSSLTDELLKEVDYVVNCAASTNFNERYDVALGINTFGALNVMNFAKKCDKVKMLVHVSTAYVCGEDGGLILEKPLSLGKSKNGSTKVEIEVEKKLVQEKLAQLLSENASQKETAIAMKKLGLERAKLHGWPNTYVFSKAMSEMHLVASKDNLPLVIIRPSMIISTYQEPFPGWIEGAKTIDSVIAAYGKGRLECFVYNPETVYDLIPADMVVNNMIVAMVAREKKYSTEIVYQSGSSSRNQVTLSNIDDFMYRYFAANPLFEKDGKPIQYHNLTLINSMSAYRLYLAIQYLLPFKALQLASSFSKRYEDMYMTLGLKIRLLTRFVEFYKPYTYLMGIFDDTNSENLRKALKETCPTNEAEIFNFDPTTVDWDDFVVGHHIPGLVKYGMN; from the exons ATGGCAGCTGAGTTAGGAAGCATTATTGAGTTCcttgaaaataaaacatttttggTCACTGGAGCTACTGGTTATCTAGCTAAGA TTTTCGTGGAGAAAATATTAAGAGTTCAACCGAATGTGAAGAAAATGTATCTTCTTTTACGAGCTTCTGATGCTAAATCTGCTATGCAACGTTTACAACAAGAT GTGGTAGAGAAGGAATTGTTTAAGGTTCTGAAAGAGAAATACGGTGAAAATCTGAATTCGTTCATATCAGAAAAAGTTAGAGCTGTTGCTGGTGATATTTCATGTGAAGATTTAGGAATCAAAGATTCCTCTTTGACTGATGAGCTATTGAAAGAAGTTGATTATGTAGTCAACTGTGCTGCCTCAACCAACTTCAATGAAAg ATATGATGTTGCATTAGGCATTAACACATTTGGAGCTTTGAATGTAATGAACTTTGCAAAGAAATGTGACAAAGTCAAGATGCTTGTCCATGTGTCTactg CTTATGTATGtggagaagatggaggattAATACTAGAGAAGCCATTATCATTAGGAAAATCAAAGAATGGAAGTACCAAAGTAGAAATTGAAGTTGAAAAGAAATTGGTACAAGAAAAACTAGCTCAACTCCTATCTGAAAATGCTTCACAGAAAGAAACTGCAATAGCTATGAAAAAATTGGGTCTCGAAAG GGCAAAACTACATGGATGGCCGAACACTTATGTATTCTCCAAAGCAATGTCGGAGATGCATTTAGTAGCTTCGAAAGACAATCTGCCTCTTGTTATCATTCGTCCATCTATGATCATTAGTACTTACCAAGAACCATTTCCTGGTTGGATCGAAGGTGCAAA AACCATTGACAGTGTGATTGCTGCCTATGGAAAAGGCAGATTGGAATGCTTTGTTTACAATCCAGAGACAGTCTATGATCTG ATTCCTGCTGATATGGTGGTGAACAATATGATAGTAGCTATGGTAGCAAGAGAGAAGAAATATTCAACAGAAATAGTGTACCAAAGTGGATCATCCTCGCGAAATCAAGTCACCTTATCAAATATTGATGACTTTATGTATCGTTACTTCGCTGCAAATCCATTGTTCGAAAAAGATGGAAAACCAATTCAGTATCACAATCTCACTCTTATCAACTCTATGTCTGCCTACCGTCTGTACTTGGCTATTCAATATCTCTTGCCTTTCAAGGCATTGCAATTAGCATCCAGCTTCTCAAAGAGATACGAAGATATGTATATGACTCTCGGTCTTAAGATAAGGCTGCTCACACGATTTGTTGAATTTTACAAACCCTATACCTACTTAATGGGCAT TTTTGATGACACAAATTCAGAAAATTTGAGAAAAGCATTGAAAGAAACATGTCCGACTAATGAGGCAGAAATATTTAACTTTGATCCAACTACAGTTGACTGGGATGATTTCGTTGTTGGTCATCATATTCCTGGCCTTGTTAAATATGGAATGAATTAA
- the LOC136202950 gene encoding fatty acyl-CoA reductase 3-like isoform X2, translating to MAAELGSIIEFLENKTFLVTGATGYLAKIFVEKILRVQPNVKKMYLLLRASDAKSAMQRLQQDVVEKELFKVLKEKYGENLNSFISEKVRAVAGDISCEDLGIKDSSLTDELLKEVDYVVNCAASTNFNERYDVALGINTFGALNVMNFAKKCDKVKMLVHVSTAYVCGEDGGLILEKPLSLGKSKNGSTKVEIEVEKKLVQEKLAQLLSENASQKETAIAMKKLGLERAKLHGWPNTYVFSKAMSEMHLVASKDNLPLVIIRPSMIISTYQEPFPGWIEGAKTIDSVIAAYGKGRLECFVYNPETVYDLVS from the exons ATGGCAGCTGAGTTAGGAAGCATTATTGAGTTCcttgaaaataaaacatttttggTCACTGGAGCTACTGGTTATCTAGCTAAGA TTTTCGTGGAGAAAATATTAAGAGTTCAACCGAATGTGAAGAAAATGTATCTTCTTTTACGAGCTTCTGATGCTAAATCTGCTATGCAACGTTTACAACAAGAT GTGGTAGAGAAGGAATTGTTTAAGGTTCTGAAAGAGAAATACGGTGAAAATCTGAATTCGTTCATATCAGAAAAAGTTAGAGCTGTTGCTGGTGATATTTCATGTGAAGATTTAGGAATCAAAGATTCCTCTTTGACTGATGAGCTATTGAAAGAAGTTGATTATGTAGTCAACTGTGCTGCCTCAACCAACTTCAATGAAAg ATATGATGTTGCATTAGGCATTAACACATTTGGAGCTTTGAATGTAATGAACTTTGCAAAGAAATGTGACAAAGTCAAGATGCTTGTCCATGTGTCTactg CTTATGTATGtggagaagatggaggattAATACTAGAGAAGCCATTATCATTAGGAAAATCAAAGAATGGAAGTACCAAAGTAGAAATTGAAGTTGAAAAGAAATTGGTACAAGAAAAACTAGCTCAACTCCTATCTGAAAATGCTTCACAGAAAGAAACTGCAATAGCTATGAAAAAATTGGGTCTCGAAAG GGCAAAACTACATGGATGGCCGAACACTTATGTATTCTCCAAAGCAATGTCGGAGATGCATTTAGTAGCTTCGAAAGACAATCTGCCTCTTGTTATCATTCGTCCATCTATGATCATTAGTACTTACCAAGAACCATTTCCTGGTTGGATCGAAGGTGCAAA AACCATTGACAGTGTGATTGCTGCCTATGGAAAAGGCAGATTGGAATGCTTTGTTTACAATCCAGAGACAGTCTATGATCTGGtgagttaa